From a region of the Citricoccus muralis genome:
- a CDS encoding YlbL family protein yields the protein MSETGHPPSSPSAVPGSATPYAGQAPAEAPDLRDATDLKTWTRRTHAGRRRRRITAVAGAVAGLLTLTAVALPSPFIIESPGPTFNTIGEFEGEPVITVAGAETYPTDGNLDLTTVYVSGAPTGWTTFLDVMRSWVNPTASVIPQELVYPSGTTSEEVNVENSEAMATSQSWAVAAALENLGIDYRQTLFVAGFTEDSQATDLLQPEDQLVTADGIEVTGLEGLKNRLNDSGGEPVDLGIVRDGQQRTVEVPVYEGPQGEWLMGVFLDSDFEFPLDVAITLENVGGPSAGLMFALGIVDELTPGAMAGGQHLAGTGTIDPDGTVGEIGGIVQKVAGAQAGGARHFLAPAGNCAELAGNVPEGIEVYSVTTLEQARTVVETVGSGETPQAPTCG from the coding sequence GTGTCAGAGACCGGACACCCGCCGTCGTCGCCGTCGGCCGTGCCCGGTTCCGCGACCCCGTACGCGGGCCAGGCGCCGGCTGAGGCGCCCGACCTGAGAGACGCCACCGACCTCAAGACCTGGACGCGTCGCACCCACGCCGGTCGCCGCCGTCGTCGCATCACCGCCGTGGCCGGTGCCGTGGCCGGACTCCTGACACTGACCGCCGTTGCCCTGCCCAGCCCGTTCATCATCGAGTCGCCCGGACCGACCTTCAACACCATCGGCGAGTTCGAGGGTGAGCCGGTGATCACCGTCGCCGGTGCCGAGACTTACCCGACGGACGGCAACCTGGATCTGACCACGGTGTACGTGTCCGGGGCTCCGACAGGCTGGACGACGTTCCTGGACGTGATGCGCAGCTGGGTCAATCCGACTGCATCTGTCATTCCCCAGGAACTCGTCTACCCCTCCGGGACCACCTCAGAGGAGGTCAACGTCGAGAATTCCGAGGCCATGGCCACCTCCCAGAGCTGGGCCGTAGCCGCGGCGCTCGAGAACCTGGGCATCGACTACCGCCAGACCCTGTTCGTCGCCGGCTTCACCGAGGACTCCCAGGCTACCGACCTGCTGCAGCCGGAGGACCAACTGGTCACCGCGGACGGAATCGAGGTCACCGGACTCGAGGGGCTGAAGAACCGGCTCAACGACTCCGGAGGTGAACCGGTTGACCTCGGCATCGTCCGGGACGGCCAGCAGCGCACCGTCGAGGTCCCCGTCTACGAGGGGCCCCAGGGGGAGTGGCTGATGGGCGTCTTCCTGGACTCGGACTTCGAGTTCCCGCTGGACGTGGCGATCACGCTGGAGAACGTCGGCGGTCCGAGCGCTGGGCTGATGTTCGCACTCGGGATCGTCGACGAGCTGACCCCCGGGGCCATGGCTGGCGGCCAGCACCTCGCGGGCACCGGGACGATCGATCCGGATGGGACGGTCGGGGAGATCGGCGGCATCGTGCAGAAGGTCGCCGGCGCCCAGGCCGGCGGGGCTCGCCATTTCCTGGCCCCGGCGGGCAACTGTGCCGAGCTGGCGGGCAACGTCCCCGAGGGGATCGAGGTCTACTCGGTGACCACCCTCGAACAGGCCCGGACCGTGGTCGAGACCGTGGGGAGTGGTGAAACGCCGCAGGCACCGACCTGCGGCTGA
- a CDS encoding zinc-dependent metalloprotease: MTNPPNGPGSHDGEDPLSDMLRRMFGEGGPDPEELRRALGQMGGAGGTDGPGGLPFDPSQLDPAMMSQMMQQFQAMMQSSPEDGPVNWTLARQSARQAAAGQDPTVGTFARREIDQALRLAELWLDGATEVESTGLLGKAWSRAEWVEASMDTWQRLTEPVAVSMSEAMSRAMRDQLPGQVPEEMKGMLDGMQPMLQNMGGTMFGLQLGQAVGALAQEVLSGTDSGFPVAGHQLAMVPVNIEEFGDGLEVPDDQIRIYLALREVARMRLFVHSPWLERDLYAAIEQYASGVHIDMSKIEEAARSIDPSDPESMQEAFAGASFIPEPTGTQKAALERLELTLALIEGWVDVVVTEAARPLDAADALRETINRRRATGGPAEHAFGTLVGLDLRPRRLREAATLWEKIGEVNGREYRDTIWRHPDLQPTAEDLDDPDGYVSRRETREQESAGLDDELRKLLEGGFDDGDGTTRDDTK, encoded by the coding sequence ATGACGAATCCCCCGAACGGCCCCGGTTCCCACGACGGCGAAGACCCGCTGTCCGACATGCTCCGCCGCATGTTCGGCGAGGGTGGGCCCGATCCCGAGGAACTGCGCCGTGCCCTCGGACAGATGGGCGGAGCCGGTGGAACCGATGGCCCAGGGGGCCTTCCGTTCGACCCCTCCCAGCTGGATCCAGCCATGATGAGCCAGATGATGCAGCAGTTCCAGGCCATGATGCAGTCCTCGCCCGAGGATGGCCCGGTGAATTGGACCCTGGCCCGGCAGTCCGCACGTCAGGCTGCCGCCGGGCAGGACCCGACCGTCGGAACCTTCGCCCGGCGCGAGATCGACCAGGCGCTGCGGCTGGCGGAACTCTGGTTGGACGGAGCCACCGAGGTCGAGTCCACCGGCCTGCTCGGCAAGGCCTGGTCCCGGGCCGAATGGGTCGAGGCGTCCATGGACACCTGGCAACGACTCACCGAACCTGTTGCCGTCTCCATGTCCGAGGCCATGTCTCGGGCCATGAGGGACCAGCTGCCGGGCCAGGTGCCCGAGGAGATGAAGGGCATGCTGGACGGGATGCAGCCGATGCTGCAGAACATGGGCGGCACCATGTTCGGCCTCCAGTTGGGCCAGGCTGTCGGCGCCCTCGCCCAGGAGGTCCTCTCCGGAACCGACTCTGGCTTCCCGGTGGCCGGGCACCAGTTGGCCATGGTCCCGGTGAACATCGAAGAGTTCGGAGACGGGCTCGAGGTCCCGGACGATCAGATCCGCATCTACCTGGCCCTGCGGGAAGTGGCCCGCATGCGCCTGTTCGTACACTCTCCCTGGCTGGAACGAGACCTGTACGCGGCGATCGAGCAGTATGCCTCGGGCGTGCACATCGACATGTCCAAGATCGAGGAGGCGGCTCGGTCCATCGACCCGTCCGATCCGGAGTCCATGCAGGAGGCCTTCGCCGGGGCGTCGTTCATCCCCGAGCCCACCGGGACGCAGAAGGCGGCACTGGAGCGCCTCGAGTTGACTCTCGCGCTGATCGAGGGCTGGGTGGACGTGGTGGTCACCGAGGCCGCCAGGCCCCTGGACGCAGCGGATGCCCTGCGGGAGACCATCAACCGGCGCCGGGCCACCGGTGGGCCGGCCGAGCATGCGTTCGGCACCCTGGTCGGCCTGGACCTGCGTCCACGCCGGCTACGTGAGGCGGCCACGCTCTGGGAGAAGATCGGCGAGGTCAACGGTCGCGAATACCGCGACACCATCTGGCGCCATCCCGACCTACAGCCCACGGCCGAGGACCTGGACGACCCGGACGGATACGTCTCCCGGCGCGAGACCCGCGAACAGGAATCGGCCGGCCTGGACGACGAGCTGCGCAAACTCCTCGAGGGCGGGTTCGACGACGGCGACGGCACCACCCGGGACGACACGAAGTAG
- a CDS encoding ATP-dependent DNA helicase UvrD2: MTDHPAIATDILAGLDAEQRQAATTLNGPLCILAGAGTGKTRAITHRIAHGVQTGVYDPHRTLALTFTARAAAEMRTRLRDLGTHGVQARTFHSAALRQLQYFWPQAVGGAVPELVDHKVNMLAEAARRLRTTTDRAALRDLAGEIEWAKVSMRTPDSYAAAAAGREMPTGWDANGVARLFQGYEDVKTDRNLIDFEDVLLIMVGILETEPKIAAQVRDQYRVFIVDEYQDVSPLQHRLLDLWRGGRSELCVVGDASQTIYSFTGATSRFLLDFRQEHPDATMVKLVRDYRSTPEIVDLANRLLSERTRQRVPVPGPDGVRGPMPRWAEPLELVSQRDHGPAPVFAECSDDEAEAGWIAAQVKQLLDEGIQAAEIAVLFRTNGQSQAFESAFAAAGIGYQLRGGERFFSRREIRDGILQLRAAARSAQDVSGDQVPGRVKDVLASLGYTEAAPQASGATREKWESLNALVALSEELATTRGDQFTLTDLVAELDERAASQHAPTVQGVTLASLHSAKGLEWDAVFLVGLSEGLMPISFADTQEDIDEERRLLYVGITRARLRLFLTWTLSRGTGGRSTRKPSRFLDSLDPEADSRHGAQGQGRRRPGTAGASGSGGRGSGRKRAQPAQCRSCGTLLETGAERKTGRCLDCPPTYDEGLFENLKAWRLSTSQAASMPAFVVFTDATLVAIAEAAPKTPAELLRIAGVGKSKLEKYGEDVLELVNGTPTA; encoded by the coding sequence GTGACCGACCACCCCGCTATCGCCACAGACATCCTGGCGGGCCTGGACGCCGAGCAGCGCCAGGCCGCGACCACCCTCAACGGCCCCCTGTGCATCCTGGCCGGGGCAGGGACGGGCAAGACGCGCGCCATCACCCACCGCATCGCCCACGGCGTGCAGACCGGCGTCTACGACCCACACCGCACCCTGGCACTGACCTTCACGGCCCGGGCCGCCGCCGAGATGCGCACCCGGCTGCGGGACCTCGGCACCCATGGGGTCCAGGCGCGGACCTTCCACTCGGCCGCCCTGCGCCAGCTGCAGTACTTCTGGCCCCAGGCGGTCGGCGGGGCCGTCCCCGAATTGGTGGACCACAAGGTGAACATGCTCGCCGAGGCCGCCCGGCGCCTGCGCACCACCACTGACCGCGCCGCGCTAAGGGACCTGGCCGGCGAGATCGAGTGGGCCAAGGTCTCCATGCGGACCCCGGACTCGTATGCCGCTGCCGCGGCCGGACGGGAGATGCCGACCGGGTGGGACGCCAACGGCGTGGCCCGGTTGTTCCAGGGGTATGAGGACGTCAAGACGGACCGGAACCTGATCGACTTCGAGGACGTCCTGCTGATCATGGTGGGCATCCTGGAGACGGAGCCGAAGATCGCCGCCCAGGTGCGGGACCAGTACCGCGTGTTCATCGTGGACGAGTATCAGGACGTCTCACCCCTGCAGCACCGGCTGCTGGATCTCTGGCGCGGGGGACGGAGCGAACTGTGCGTGGTCGGGGACGCCTCTCAGACCATCTACTCCTTCACCGGGGCCACCTCCCGCTTCCTGCTCGACTTCCGCCAGGAACATCCTGACGCCACCATGGTCAAGCTCGTCCGGGACTACCGGTCCACCCCCGAGATCGTGGACCTCGCCAACCGGCTGTTGTCTGAACGCACCCGGCAACGGGTCCCGGTGCCCGGTCCGGATGGGGTCCGTGGGCCGATGCCGCGGTGGGCCGAACCCCTGGAGCTCGTGTCCCAGCGGGATCACGGCCCGGCGCCGGTGTTCGCCGAGTGCTCGGACGATGAGGCCGAGGCCGGCTGGATTGCCGCCCAGGTGAAACAACTGCTCGACGAGGGCATCCAGGCCGCAGAGATCGCGGTCCTGTTCCGCACGAACGGCCAGTCCCAGGCGTTCGAGTCCGCGTTCGCCGCTGCCGGCATCGGCTACCAGCTCCGGGGCGGAGAACGTTTCTTCTCCCGACGCGAGATCCGGGACGGCATCCTGCAGTTGCGGGCCGCGGCACGGTCTGCTCAGGACGTCTCCGGTGACCAGGTTCCCGGCCGGGTCAAGGACGTCCTGGCGTCCCTGGGATACACCGAGGCGGCACCGCAGGCGTCGGGTGCCACGCGGGAGAAATGGGAATCGCTCAACGCCTTGGTCGCCCTGTCCGAGGAACTGGCCACCACTCGTGGTGATCAGTTCACCCTCACCGACCTCGTGGCCGAGTTGGACGAGCGGGCGGCCAGCCAACACGCGCCCACCGTCCAGGGCGTCACGCTGGCCTCACTCCACTCGGCCAAGGGCCTGGAATGGGATGCCGTCTTCCTCGTCGGACTCTCCGAGGGCCTCATGCCGATCAGCTTCGCGGACACCCAGGAGGACATCGACGAGGAACGGCGTCTGCTCTACGTGGGCATCACCCGCGCCCGGCTGCGCCTGTTCCTCACCTGGACCCTCTCCCGCGGCACCGGCGGGCGCTCCACCCGCAAGCCCTCCCGCTTCCTGGACTCACTGGATCCGGAAGCGGACTCCCGGCACGGGGCCCAGGGCCAGGGGCGACGCCGTCCCGGCACCGCGGGAGCGTCCGGCTCCGGTGGGCGGGGCTCGGGCCGCAAGCGAGCCCAGCCAGCTCAGTGCCGCTCCTGCGGCACGCTGCTGGAGACCGGGGCCGAGCGCAAGACCGGCCGGTGCCTGGACTGCCCGCCGACCTATGACGAAGGATTGTTCGAGAACCTCAAGGCGTGGCGGCTGTCCACGTCCCAGGCGGCCTCTATGCCGGCGTTCGTGGTGTTCACGGATGCAACCTTGGTGGCGATCGCCGAGGCCGCGCCGAAGACGCCGGCCGAACTGTTGCGCATCGCCGGCGTCGGCAAGTCCAAGCTGGAGAAATACGGCGAGGATGTGCTCGAACTCGTCAACGGCACTCCGACGGCCTGA
- a CDS encoding PspA/IM30 family protein produces MVKQSIFGRIATLAKANINTMLDKAEDPQKMLDQMVRDYTNSISEAEAAVAQTIGNLRMIQDDYNEDLDASKSWGQKALAASSKADQFRTAGDTASADKFDNLAKVAIERQMDSEKSAKAAEPTIASQTEIVDKLKDGLDKMNDKRRQLVSKRDELTARAKSAQAQSAVHDAVKSIDIMDPSSEVNRFEEKVRREEARVRGQNELSASSLDAQFESLEDLGEQTEVEARLAALKAGGTQSLTAGNATDTGENELDYSEGATTQSN; encoded by the coding sequence GTGGTAAAGCAGTCCATATTCGGCCGAATTGCAACCCTGGCCAAGGCCAACATCAACACGATGCTGGACAAGGCCGAAGACCCGCAGAAGATGCTGGACCAGATGGTCCGCGACTACACCAACAGCATCTCCGAGGCTGAGGCCGCCGTGGCCCAGACCATCGGCAACCTGCGCATGATCCAGGACGACTACAACGAGGACCTGGACGCCTCCAAGAGCTGGGGCCAGAAGGCCCTGGCTGCCTCCTCCAAGGCCGACCAGTTCCGCACCGCCGGTGACACGGCCTCCGCGGACAAGTTCGACAACTTGGCCAAGGTCGCCATCGAGCGCCAGATGGATTCCGAGAAGTCTGCCAAGGCCGCGGAGCCGACCATCGCCTCGCAGACCGAGATCGTGGACAAGCTCAAGGACGGCTTGGACAAGATGAACGACAAGCGCCGTCAGCTGGTCTCCAAGCGGGACGAGCTGACCGCGCGTGCCAAATCCGCCCAGGCACAGTCCGCAGTGCACGACGCCGTGAAGTCGATCGACATCATGGACCCCTCCTCCGAGGTCAACCGCTTCGAGGAGAAGGTCCGCCGTGAAGAGGCCCGTGTGCGGGGTCAGAATGAACTGTCTGCCTCGTCCCTGGACGCCCAGTTCGAGTCGCTCGAGGACCTGGGCGAGCAGACCGAGGTCGAGGCCCGTCTCGCCGCACTGAAGGCTGGTGGGACCCAGTCCCTGACCGCGGGCAACGCCACGGACACCGGCGAGAACGAGCTGGACTACTCCGAGGGTGCCACCACCCAGTCCAACTGA
- a CDS encoding ThiF family adenylyltransferase — translation MRLDPGLTLLQIAENTVQIGSGTRSTQLSGCSAPAIEYLQRLVDGIPDGQEADTARCCGLDPADARALESSLDAFLRWHDPPARAGAGHAADLLVDDLALALALDTAPAGTDCTDGTDGTDGTDGTHSTEALERMSEVLDRRRGLQVQILGLGRTGSVIARVLAAAGIGRLAVWDPQAVTAADLGTAYLAPDLGRSRPVALGRRVDDAGLGTVVLPLTSPVRPGPGGALTISVTRGAADYDYIALARTADHPVLPVVMRDDDALIGPWFVPGQGRCPLCWDLAARDADPDRSRRTAALLDHRAGREDVAVATTAGALAARQVIRWAEAGTAPAGAVLHVHGDGSRVDTLTVATHPECGCTTSG, via the coding sequence ATGCGTCTCGATCCCGGGCTCACGCTGCTCCAGATCGCTGAGAACACCGTCCAGATCGGCTCGGGAACGCGCTCCACCCAACTATCCGGCTGCTCGGCGCCCGCGATCGAGTACCTGCAGCGGCTCGTCGACGGGATCCCGGACGGACAGGAGGCGGATACAGCCCGCTGTTGCGGACTGGACCCGGCCGATGCCCGGGCCCTGGAGTCGTCCCTGGATGCCTTCCTGCGATGGCATGATCCGCCCGCGCGCGCCGGCGCGGGCCATGCCGCCGACCTGCTCGTCGATGATCTGGCACTGGCGCTGGCCCTGGATACGGCGCCCGCCGGCACCGATTGCACTGACGGCACTGACGGCACTGACGGCACTGACGGCACCCATAGCACCGAGGCACTGGAGCGCATGTCTGAGGTTCTGGACCGCCGCCGGGGCCTTCAGGTTCAGATCCTGGGACTGGGGCGGACCGGGTCCGTCATCGCCCGGGTCCTGGCCGCCGCCGGCATCGGCCGGCTGGCCGTGTGGGATCCGCAGGCGGTGACAGCCGCGGACCTGGGAACTGCCTACCTGGCGCCCGACCTCGGCCGGAGCCGGCCCGTCGCGTTGGGACGGCGTGTGGACGATGCCGGCCTCGGCACCGTGGTCCTGCCACTCACCTCCCCCGTACGCCCGGGACCCGGGGGCGCCCTCACGATCAGCGTCACCCGCGGTGCCGCTGACTATGACTACATCGCTCTCGCCCGCACGGCCGATCATCCGGTATTGCCGGTGGTGATGCGGGACGACGACGCACTCATCGGCCCCTGGTTCGTGCCCGGCCAGGGCCGGTGTCCCCTGTGCTGGGACCTCGCGGCCCGGGACGCGGACCCGGATCGGAGCCGGAGGACCGCAGCCCTCCTGGACCATCGGGCCGGCCGTGAGGACGTGGCCGTGGCGACCACCGCCGGAGCCCTGGCGGCCCGTCAGGTGATCAGATGGGCCGAGGCCGGAACGGCCCCCGCGGGTGCGGTCCTGCACGTGCACGGAGACGGCAGCCGCGTCGACACGCTCACGGTGGCCACCCACCCGGAGTGCGGGTGTACCACCTCCGGATGA
- a CDS encoding UPF0182 family protein, with the protein MSFGQGFGGLFGGPDDGRGNDRGTGGSGGLFGGPGGGGPGGPGRPGGPGQPADGGGDSSGARPAGSRRPSALVLTIVVLAVLVVAFMFFTGVYADVLWYNQVDFSEVFWTEIWTRAALFAIGGVFMGAAVWLSMWLAWRARPQNMQSQTRDSLAQYQKQLEPMRRLVFIGIPVVIGFFAGSAAMNGWQDVLLFFNQEPYGQVDPEFGLDFMFFMATLPFLGLIVGFLVSVVLIAGIAGLLVHYLYGSIRVKEQGGIVIESPSRIHLGVFVALFLVLQAVNYWLDRYRTLQSQNGNWAGAMYTDVNAVIPTSTILAVAAALVAILFIVTAITGKWRISLVGAAGLVIAAIVAGAAYPFLIQEYQVRPSEVTLEQDYIDRNIEHTREAYGLADVETTGYAGETEAAAGSLSGEEASTANIRLMDPNLLSRTFGQLQQFRPYYAFPETLHVDRYDVDGESQDTILSVRDVNVDPTSSWVNQHITYTHGYGMVAADASEVAAGGRPSFLLSGIPTSGALGSDETYEPRIYFGMNSPSYSIVGAPEGAPERERDRPQDAASDQDTTYTFSGEGGPSVGSFFNQLVYAIKFGSTEILLSSDVNSESQILYDRNPIERIQKVAPYLTVDSNAYPAMVDGRVQWIVEGYTTSDNFPYSTAQQLDSATRDALNTDAAANLTGQVNYIRNSVKATVDAYDGSVNLYAWDEEDPLLKAWQKVYPTSLQPYSEMSAELMDHVRYPEDMFKVQRELLGRYHVTDPVDFYENNDAWSVPADPTEDDETIKQPPYYMTLRMPGKDEPAFQLTSTYIPQVTQDAQTRNVLYGYLAANGDAGTGEDGVKSEDYGHIQLLELPRQTSIPGPGQAQAQFDSNAQVSQELNLLRQGASEVINGNLITLPVAEGIMYVQPVYIQSTGTTSYPTLRRVLVSFGEDQIGFAPTLEEAMDQVFGGDSGANVDSGEDPTDDPSIDDPAAEEPGSQPSPPESQSAQEQLGQALQDANEAIMASEEAMASGDWTAYGEAQTRLNDALSRALEADEAIRGGATPEEGAEAPADGEQTEPPAEEGTEG; encoded by the coding sequence GTGAGTTTCGGACAAGGGTTTGGCGGTCTCTTCGGAGGACCGGACGATGGACGCGGCAACGACCGCGGAACAGGGGGCTCCGGCGGCCTGTTCGGTGGCCCAGGAGGCGGCGGACCGGGGGGTCCCGGTCGTCCCGGTGGCCCGGGGCAGCCGGCCGACGGCGGCGGTGATTCCTCGGGGGCACGCCCAGCCGGCTCCCGCCGCCCCTCGGCGCTGGTGCTCACCATCGTGGTGCTGGCCGTGCTCGTGGTCGCCTTCATGTTCTTCACCGGTGTCTATGCCGATGTCCTCTGGTACAACCAGGTGGACTTCTCCGAGGTGTTCTGGACCGAGATCTGGACCCGCGCCGCACTGTTCGCGATCGGCGGGGTGTTCATGGGAGCCGCCGTGTGGCTGTCCATGTGGCTGGCGTGGAGGGCACGGCCCCAGAACATGCAGAGCCAGACCCGTGATTCCCTGGCGCAGTACCAGAAGCAGCTAGAGCCCATGCGCCGCCTGGTGTTCATCGGTATCCCCGTGGTGATCGGCTTCTTCGCCGGTTCCGCCGCCATGAACGGCTGGCAGGATGTGCTGCTGTTCTTCAACCAGGAGCCCTACGGCCAGGTGGACCCGGAGTTCGGCCTGGACTTCATGTTCTTCATGGCGACCCTGCCGTTCCTCGGCCTGATCGTCGGATTCCTGGTCTCGGTCGTGCTGATCGCCGGCATCGCCGGACTGCTCGTCCACTACCTCTATGGCAGCATCCGGGTAAAGGAGCAGGGAGGGATCGTCATTGAATCTCCCTCCCGCATCCACCTGGGCGTCTTCGTGGCCCTGTTCCTCGTGCTGCAGGCCGTCAACTACTGGCTGGACCGCTACCGCACCCTGCAGTCGCAGAACGGCAACTGGGCCGGTGCCATGTACACGGACGTCAACGCCGTGATACCGACCTCGACGATCCTCGCGGTGGCGGCTGCCCTGGTGGCCATCCTGTTCATCGTCACCGCCATCACCGGCAAGTGGCGGATTTCGCTGGTCGGCGCGGCAGGCCTGGTCATCGCCGCGATCGTGGCCGGTGCCGCCTACCCCTTCCTCATCCAGGAGTACCAGGTCAGGCCCTCCGAGGTGACGCTGGAACAGGACTACATCGACCGCAACATCGAGCACACCCGCGAGGCCTACGGGCTGGCGGACGTCGAGACCACCGGGTATGCGGGCGAGACCGAGGCTGCGGCCGGGAGTCTCTCCGGGGAAGAAGCCAGCACCGCGAACATCCGCCTGATGGACCCGAATCTGCTCTCGCGGACGTTCGGCCAGTTGCAGCAGTTCAGGCCGTACTACGCCTTCCCGGAGACCCTGCACGTGGACCGCTACGACGTCGACGGTGAATCACAGGACACCATTCTCTCCGTGCGTGACGTCAACGTGGATCCCACGTCATCCTGGGTGAACCAGCACATCACCTACACCCACGGCTACGGAATGGTGGCCGCGGACGCCTCCGAGGTGGCCGCCGGCGGGCGCCCGTCCTTCCTGCTCTCCGGGATCCCGACTTCGGGTGCCCTGGGCAGCGATGAGACCTACGAGCCGCGCATCTACTTCGGCATGAACTCGCCGAGCTACTCGATCGTGGGAGCCCCGGAGGGGGCCCCCGAGCGTGAGCGTGACCGCCCGCAGGACGCTGCGAGTGACCAGGACACCACCTACACCTTCTCGGGTGAGGGCGGTCCGTCCGTGGGCAGCTTCTTCAATCAGCTGGTCTACGCCATCAAGTTCGGTTCCACGGAGATCCTGCTGTCCTCGGACGTGAACTCCGAGTCGCAGATCCTCTACGACCGCAATCCGATCGAGCGCATCCAGAAGGTCGCCCCGTACCTGACCGTGGACTCCAACGCCTATCCGGCGATGGTCGACGGCCGAGTGCAGTGGATCGTGGAGGGTTACACCACCTCGGACAATTTCCCGTACTCCACCGCTCAGCAGCTCGATTCGGCGACTCGCGACGCCCTGAACACGGACGCCGCCGCCAACCTGACCGGTCAGGTCAACTACATCCGCAACTCAGTCAAGGCCACCGTGGACGCCTATGACGGCTCCGTCAACCTCTACGCCTGGGACGAGGAAGACCCGCTGCTGAAGGCCTGGCAGAAGGTCTACCCGACCTCGCTGCAGCCGTACTCAGAGATGAGTGCCGAACTCATGGATCACGTGCGGTATCCCGAGGACATGTTCAAGGTTCAGCGCGAACTGCTCGGCCGCTACCACGTGACGGATCCGGTGGACTTCTACGAGAACAACGACGCGTGGTCCGTCCCGGCAGACCCGACGGAAGATGACGAGACCATCAAGCAGCCGCCGTACTACATGACCCTGCGCATGCCCGGCAAGGACGAGCCGGCGTTCCAGCTGACCAGCACGTACATCCCACAGGTCACACAGGACGCCCAGACTCGCAACGTGCTCTACGGATACCTGGCCGCCAACGGCGACGCGGGCACCGGCGAGGACGGCGTGAAGTCGGAGGACTACGGCCACATACAGTTGCTGGAGCTCCCGCGCCAGACGTCCATTCCGGGACCGGGCCAGGCCCAGGCGCAGTTCGACTCCAACGCTCAGGTCTCCCAGGAGCTGAACCTGCTGCGGCAGGGTGCCTCCGAGGTCATCAACGGCAACCTCATCACGCTGCCGGTGGCCGAGGGCATCATGTACGTGCAGCCCGTCTACATCCAGTCCACGGGAACCACCTCCTACCCGACGCTGCGCCGGGTGCTGGTGTCCTTCGGCGAGGACCAGATCGGCTTCGCCCCCACGCTGGAGGAGGCCATGGACCAGGTGTTCGGTGGAGACTCCGGTGCCAACGTGGACTCCGGCGAGGACCCCACGGATGACCCGTCGATCGACGACCCGGCCGCGGAGGAACCGGGCTCGCAGCCCTCCCCGCCGGAGAGCCAGAGCGCGCAGGAACAGCTCGGTCAGGCCCTCCAGGACGCCAACGAGGCCATCATGGCCTCTGAGGAGGCCATGGCCAGTGGCGATTGGACCGCATATGGCGAGGCTCAGACCCGCCTGAACGACGCGCTGTCCCGTGCCCTGGAGGCCGACGAGGCCATCCGTGGCGGGGCCACGCCCGAGGAGGGCGCCGAGGCGCCCGCTGACGGTGAGCAGACCGAGCCGCCGGCCGAGGAGGGCACCGAGGGCTGA
- a CDS encoding M48 family metallopeptidase — MTPSQPDARPSTRTPARSASGTGRRRAAVPGSPGREVEEMDVDGTSVRIVRSSRRTRTISAAWRDGRVQVSVPMGLSAEAERDWARRMLKKVASRQPTGPDSNGDLLARARKLSRTWLGGEVDPSEVVWSTRQQRRWGSCTPTTGRIRIASEVAGMPGWVLDGVLVHELVHLKHGDHSAAFHAMAERYPRQKEAMAFLNGVSHATGRGLTGPDGEPDSGAPDTGDTDD; from the coding sequence ATGACGCCCTCACAGCCCGATGCCCGGCCTTCCACGCGCACCCCGGCCCGCAGCGCGTCCGGGACCGGCCGTCGTCGTGCGGCGGTGCCCGGCAGCCCCGGCCGGGAGGTCGAGGAGATGGACGTGGATGGCACGTCCGTGAGGATCGTGCGGTCCTCGCGGCGCACCCGCACTATCTCCGCTGCCTGGCGTGACGGCAGGGTCCAGGTCTCGGTGCCGATGGGCCTGAGTGCCGAGGCGGAACGGGACTGGGCGCGCCGGATGCTGAAGAAGGTGGCCTCCCGGCAACCCACAGGGCCTGACTCGAACGGGGACCTGCTGGCCCGCGCCCGGAAACTATCCCGCACCTGGCTGGGCGGCGAGGTGGACCCGAGCGAGGTGGTGTGGTCCACCCGCCAGCAACGCCGCTGGGGCTCGTGCACACCGACGACGGGCCGCATCCGCATCGCCTCCGAGGTGGCGGGGATGCCCGGGTGGGTGCTGGACGGCGTACTCGTGCATGAACTCGTGCACTTGAAACACGGCGACCATTCGGCGGCTTTCCACGCGATGGCGGAACGCTATCCACGGCAGAAGGAGGCCATGGCCTTCCTCAACGGCGTCAGTCACGCGACAGGGAGGGGCCTGACAGGGCCGGACGGAGAGCCGGACAGCGGTGCACCGGACACCGGTGATACGGACGACTGA